The Candidatus Nitrosotenuis cloacae DNA window AAATAAAAAAGACATTCCTAGGCAGTAGCTAGGAATGCCCCGATTCCGGCACCCACTCCTATTCCAAGGACGAAAAACAATGCGTCCCAGGCCATGACCTTCTTGAATGGGGCTCGAACTTGGTAGTTCCAGTAACTTTGTTTTGTTTGCATATCTTACATGTATTGTGACAAATTCATAGAGTATCGTCAGCTGACATTATGATAACTAAGCTTGGTTGTTGATTGATAAAATTGGGTGTGGAAGGCTAGTCGTCTTCGTGCCTTTCCTTCTTCTTGTCCTTGTCTTCCTTCTTGTCCTTGTCTTCCTTCTTTAGCTCTTTCTGGTCTTTCTTGAACTCCTTGATGTCTTCCTTCATCTGTTTTTCCGCCTTTTTGATCTCTTTTTCTACCGTCTTCATTGTGCGCTTGACATCCTTGACGTCGTATTTTTCGATGATCTTTGCCTTTTGTGCGTCCCTTACCGCAGTCTTTGTGGCCTCTCTAAAGTCCTTGAATTGTTGCTGGAACTGCTTTCGTGCTTCCTTGTACTTTTCTTTTATCTCGTTTAGCAATTCCCTGCAGTCGTCGCGAATCTGCTTTCGTTGGGTGTAGTTTGCATTCTGAGCCTTGTCGTTGCATTCCCTGATCACCTTGACGGTCTCATCACGCTGCTGCTTGAAAAGCTCGTTTCGCTTGTGCACAAAGTCAGATACTGCATGTCCAAAGTTATCCCTGTCAAACGGGCTGCCTGCAGTAGAGTTTGTCTTGGCTGTCACGTTTGCCGAAAACGCGCCCAGTCCGATGCTGTTCCATGCGGCAATGCGATATGTCTGCTGTGTCATCGGCTTGAGGTTGCTGTCGGTGTATGTCGTCTTGTTGTTTGCCGTATTCTGTACCAGGGTGGTGCCGTTTCTTTGTATTTGGTATCCTGTAATGTCGGATCCACCGTCACTTGGTGCGTTCCATGATATCTTGGCAGTCGTTGTTGTGGTTGTGACCGTCACACCGGTTGGAGCTGACGGTATTGACAGCGTGGTGGCTGATGCGACATTTGACGGACTGGATGCACCTGCATCATTTAGGGCCGATACCCTGTATGAATAACAGGCACCGCTTATCAGACCGGTGTTGGAATACGTCGTTGCGGTGTGATTTGCAACCAGAGTTACAAACATCCCGATGCAGCCTGCATCCCATTCTATCTTGTATCCGCTTACTCCTGACGCTGTTGCGTTAACAGGAGCAGTCCAGCTCAGGTTGATCTGCGTTGCCGATGTAGCACTTGCCGCAAGATTGGTCGGCGGTAGAGGTGTAGTCGTTTGTGCAAAGATGTGTTCTAGTGGCGTTGCCAGTGTAGCTACGAGGAGAATCATTACGATTCCCAGTTTGTTCATTGATCAAAGTCGTGATTTTTTGTATTTAACGTTCGGGTAGAATTCCTACTATGCCCTGTGGCGTAAGACAAAGGAGCTTCCCAAAAGGAGTATGTTCCTCTTTCGCTCCTTTAACCTGCGGATGGAATATGGAAGCCAGTTTGTCCCATATGGGATGTATTCTGCAAGACTGAAGCCGTTTTTCACCAGGCCAGGCTTCATCTCATCGCGAATCCCGCGGAGCATCTGGAACTCGAATCGGCGCGTATGTTTTTTTGAGAGCTTAATGGCATCTTCAATCATCCTGGAATCATGTGTGGCGATCCCAAATTCGTTACCTCCCTCAAAGAGCATTCTCATCATCTTCCGATAGTTACAGTCCACCTTCTCCCTTGACTTGTGCGCGATTCTGGCGTTCTCTCTGTATGCGCCCTTTACCAGGCGCACCTTTGCGCCCACTGCCAGCAGATCTGCAAGGTCTTTTTCTGTGCGAAGCAGGTTGGCCTGCAAGGCGATCCCCAGCCTCTCATATCGCGCGAACAGCTTCTGATATATCTCAATAGTGTCGTCCGTGTGATCCGAGGACTCCATATCGATCCAAACAAACGTCTGTGAGGCGGACGCTGCCCTGATTAGCAACTCGAAATTACGTACGCACTCTTTGGTGCTTCGGGACATGCCTATTTGCGTGGGCTTGATGGAAATTCCACCGAGAACCTTCCATTTTCTAAAAGAGGACATAATTGCCCCATACTCATCTACAGTCTTGCATATGATCTGTTTTGATGTGTGGTATTCGCCAAGTCTGTTTATTATCACGCTCATCCCGTTCTTGTACGAGTCCTTTGCAGCAGACAAAGCATCTTCCATCGTATCTCCAGCAATCCACTGCTTTGCAACCCCAAAGAGGATCTTCTCCATTACCTGAGTGCCAGATACCAATCACATTGCATGTGTTTTTCCTGCGTAAAAATTTTGGCGCTCAGAAGTGGTCTGTCAATACGACATCCCTTAGTGGTAGCTGTCCGCCGCGTGGTGCTGCCTCCTTTACTGCCTTTCCTATGGCCACCATCATGCAGATCATGTGGTCCTCGGGCAGATTGATCACCTCTGCCACCCGTGCCGGGTCAAAGCCGATCATCGGGCACGAATCATACCCCATCGACTTTGCCGCAAGCATTATCGTCTGGGCAGCCATACCGCATGACCTGAGGCACTCGTCTCGCTGCAGGTCGTTGCGTCCCTCGTAAAACTTGATGATCGACGGCACGATGTAGTCTCTGACCTCCTTTGGCGCATTTTTCCAGTATCTGGCAGGCTCTTTTTTCCATGCCATCAGATCCCCGCACAATATCACCAGCATTGATGCGTCTTTTACTTGAGGCTGGCTCCAGGACGCTGCATGAATCTTTGAGCGCAATTCGCGGTCCTTTACCACAACAAATCGCCAGTTCTGGATGTTGTACGAGGTGGGGGAAAGCACCGCCAATGACAAAATCTTGTTTGCCTCCTCGTCGGTAAACCTGTACTGAGAATCAAAATGTTTTACTGCGCGGCGTCTCTCTATTGCCGTAAACGTATCCACGAATCAGAACCCTGTGCGCGTCTTTTAAGTATTATTTGCGGCAAATATGATTTTATATCATAAAACTGTCAGGACTTTGTTGTTCACCGGAATAGTGGAAGGCATGGGGCGCGTGCTAAAGATCCAGAAAAACACCAACCGGAAGAGCGCCATAAAGATGACAGTTGATCTTGGCAAGCACGCAAAGGGGCTCAAGATAGGGCAAAGCGTTGCATTAAACGGGGTGTGCCTCACAGTGACAGGAATTGCAAAATCAAAATGCAATTTTGAGATGATAGACGAGACGATGAAAAAAACGGATCTAGGAAACCTCAGAGAGGGCGGCATAGTAAACATCGAGCGAAGTCTAAAGGTGGGTGACAGGATGGAGGGGCACTTTGTTCTTGGCCACGTCGACGGCGTCGGTACAATAAAAAAAATCGAGGCAAAGCCAAAAGAGGTCAAGGTGTGGCTGGAGATACCAAAACACCTAAGCCGCTTCGTAGTACAGAAAGGATCAATTGCAGTTGATGGGATAAGCCTCACAGTAGTTGATGTGAAAAAAAATCTTGCATCAGTGTGTCTAATTCCGCACACGGTTGATGTGACAAACTTTCAGACAAGAAAGGCAGGCGACAAGGTTAATATTGAAACCGACATTCTTGGAAAATATCTTCTAAAACAGGAATGAATTACTACCAGAATAGTGGTAATTACTAATTTTCTAGTAAACCTTATAATGACGCGGAAGCGAATTTCAATTATGAGCCTTGACGATGCAATCACCTCGCTGAAACGCGGCGAGTTTGTCCTCCTTTATGATTCCGGAGGGCGGGAAAACGAGGTGGACATGGTAGTTGCCGCCCAGTTTGTCACACCCGAACACATCGCGAGAATGAGGCAGAACGCGGGTGGACTCATATGCCTTGCAATCGACAGCTCCTTTGCAAAATCACTAAATCTGCAGTATATGCACAACATTCTGTCCAAATCTTCCGACTTTGATGCAGACTCTAGACAGATGATAATGGGAACTGCACCATACGGGGACCACCCGACATTTTCGATCTCAATTAACCACAAAAAGACCTTTACTGGGATAACAGATCTAGACAGGGCGCTTACCATCAAGGAGATGGCCAACTTATACGGATCAGATGACCAAAAAAAAGAGTTTACGGCATCCTTCAAGACGCCGGGCCACGTTCCGTTACTACTTGCATCAAGTGGCCTTTTGGCAAGCAGGCAGGGGCATACTGAAATGTCCGTGTACATGGCAGAGCTGGCCAAGCTTGTACCGGTAACGGCAATCTGCGAGATGATGGACTCGCAGACATATTCCGCACTTACTGTGGAAAAGGCCCAAAAATTTGCAAAAGAAAACGCCATCCCGTTTGTAGACGGCAAAGAGCTCTTGGAATTCTCAAAGGTGCGCTAGACTTGAACATTGCCATAGTCACTGCAGAGTTTAACGAGGAGATAACATCGAGGATGCTAGAGATTGCACTGGAAAAGGCAAAATCGCTAAAGATCAACGTCACACACTCCTGCAAGGTGCCCGGCTCGTATGACATGCCGTTATTGGTTGACTCGCTGCTCCAAAAAAAGGACGTAGACGCAGTAGTCACGCTTGGCACCATAATAAAGGGCCAGACAAAGCACGACGAGGTGATTGCAAACTCCACCGCAAAATCGCTTACCGAACTGTCCCTAAAGTACAAAAAACCGGTCTCGCTTGGAATATCCGGACCTGGCATGCAGGAACGCCACGCGTACGCACGAATCAGGCCCGTTGCTGAAAGAGCAGTAGAAGCCGTACTCAAACTCTCAGGCGAGCTGGAGAGAATACGATGACTCAGATCACAATAATCAAGATAACCGAGTACGGGCCGTGGACCTTGACTCTTGGCAGCGACAGGGAGCACGAGCTGCAAATGCTTCAGGCAGGCATGTACAGGGAGGTGCAAAAGCTATTCTCCGAGAAAAACGCACTCGTATTCTCAAACAGATTTGACGAGTTCTTTGTGGTGTCAAACGGCCTCTCCCTGCAAGACCACATTGAGATTCAAAAAAAACTGGCAAAGTTTTCCTCACTAAAGCTTGCAATCTCAATAGGATACGCAGATACACCGTTTGAGGCAAACCTCAAGGCATTTGAGGGAAAAAAGACGCCCGTAATACTTGACAAGGATCTCACCATCTACGGATTCGTAGACGGCAGATCCGATCAACTGGTAACGATAATGCACTTTGACGTTGAAAATCTGACATCTCGCCGCAAGGTGCACTCGCCATACGAGATAACATCTACCATATTCCGGTTATACTCAAGAATGTCCGACTTTTTCTTGCAAAAAAACTCACTGGCGTTTTTCATGGGAGGAGACAACTTTATGGTAATATCCGGCGCGGATCACCGAGAGAACGCCAGAGAGTTCCTCGACGTGGCAAAAAATGAGTTTGACATCACGTTAAATTGCGGCATAGGCACTGGCAGGACCGGCAGGGAGGCAGCCAAGCTTGCTACAAACTCGCTTGACACGATACGCGAAAACCGCAAGTCCGGAAACGAAAGATCGCAAATTTACGAGATGTCATGCTCTTAAAAAACATCAGCGTCCTTTATGGAAAAAACCTGAAATACATCCAGTCGACAAACCTGCAAATCAAAAACCGCTGCTTTACTGGAGCCACGGGAAGCCACGCTGGCCAGAAACTAGACTGCGAGGGTCTACTACTCGTTCCAGGATTTGTGAATATGCATACACATGTGGGCGACTCGATAGCAAAGGACGCCGCACTGGCAGGCTCTGTGGACAACAAGATACATCCTGTTCTGGGCATAAAGCCACGCGTGCTCAAAAACACGCACCCAGAGCACCTTGCAACATTCATGGAAAATAGCTGCCGCTCTATGATCCGTAAGGGAATCACGACGTTCGTTGACTTTAGAGAAGGCGGACTGGACGGCATACTGTTGCTCAAAAAAGCAATAGCGCGCACTCCTATTCGCAGTGTGATCCTTGGCAGGCTGGAACACTATCAGGACAAAAAGCAAATACGAAGCAACACTCCACTCACATCCGAGCACAAAAGAGTGCTAGACCGAATTCTCAAATCGTGCGATGGCATCGGCGTTAGCGGGGCAAATGAGAACAGTGACTCGGTACTGAAATACTATTCCACAACCAATAAACTCAGAGCAATACACAGCTCAGAAACAATCGAGAGCACCAGGCGCTCAAGGCAGATTGCAAAAAAATCAGAAACCTCTCGGGCGCTGACTTTGAAGCCGCACTTTCTGGTGCACATGACGCACGCAACACAGTCCGATCTCTTGCTTGCGGCAAAAAAGACCCGGGGAATAGTCATATGTCCTAGGGCAAACGCGGCGCTTGCCGAGGGCATACCTGACTTTGCACGCATGACAAAGGCCGGATGCACCGTTGCCATGGGAACGGACAATGTTATGATAAACTCGCCTGACATGTTCCGCGAAATGGACTATTTGTGGAAGGTTCACATGGGAACTCACAAAAACAGAATCGACCCAAAGGAGATCCTAAGTATGGCAACCGTAAACGGCGGAACGATACTTGGCAAAAAAATCGGCTCAATTCAGGACGGATACCTTGCAGACGGATTCTTCGTAGACAAGCATGCCTTGGATCTGGAGCCGATGCACAACCCATACGCGGCAATAGTCCAGAGGGCAACCGAATCCGCAATAAGGGCAGTTATGATAGGGGGAGAACTGGTACATGGCAGCATCTAGGCCGCGAGTGATTCTCAGTGCGGCAGTTAGCATTGACGGCAAAATCGCTACAAGGCGTGGCGATTCTGCACTGTCCTCAAAAAAAGACAAGATACGGCTGCACAAGGTAAGATCCAAAGTAGACGCAATACTTGTCGGAAGAAACACGGTGCGCGTGGATGACCCGTTACTTACGGTAAGATACGCAAGAGGCAAAAACCCGACAAGAGTCGTTCTTGACTCCAGGGCGCGAATCTCCACAAAATCGCAGATAATCAAGACTGCAAAAAACGTCCCGACGATAATTGCAGTGTCTGCAAAGGCGCCAAAGAAGAACCTGCAAAGGCTAGAGGAGCATTCGACCAAAATCATAATCGCAGGACGCAGTAACATCGACCTAAAACGGCTGCTCACACTGCTGAAAAAAGAAAATATCAAGACCGTCCTTGTAGAGGGCGGCGGTACGCTGAACTGGGAGTTTATCCGTCAGGGACTGGTCGATGAGCTGATTGTGACAATTACGCCGCACTTGGTAGGTGGAAGGGACGCAGTCACACTAGTGGAAGGTGTAGGATTTGCAAAGATTGCAGATTCGCTGAAACTGAATCTGCGTAAAATAACAAAACAGGGAGACGAAGTTGTCCTGCACTATATCTGACGTCTCATGTCGTTTCTGATGTCTGTGATCTTTGATTCGAGAGCTTTTTTCAGCTTGTCGTTCTTCTTTAGGTTCACGACGCTGCCGCACCTTGGGCACTTGAAGAACTGCTCCAATGCCGTCTCAAACGTGATCCGGGGGCAGTCCTCATTTCCACAATGGTAGAACTGTGACGAGTTCTCATAGTCCAGTCTTTGCTGGAGTCGTTCTGTGATCTTTTTCTTCTGGTTCTCGATAAAGTTCTCAACCTCGTCCTTTCTTGAACGCCACCTGTACACAAACCAACCCTTTCGCTCGTCTTTTACCCTGATTCCTGTGATCAGCGCCTTGCCAAAGAGATCGTAGAGCACCTTTCTTACCATGTTGATTCTAAGTCCTGTAGAGCTTGCAATCTCCTCATCAGTCGCATCCTCTGCTTTGAGCAGCGCGCGAGCAACCTTGAGGTATTCGTCGCCTCCAATCATTGCCGAAATTCTTACAAATGGATCTTCGTATGACTCGACCAACAATATCCGGTCGCCTACTGCATATTTAATCAGTCGGTTTTTGTTACTACTTGTTTGCCTTTTTTTGTGGGCACAATCTCGAGTCGGGCATTGTCATATTTTACGTCAAACTGTCTTCCCTTCTGAATCCGGTCCAATACAATTGCAAGGGCGGAGATCTCAGAGTGCGGCTGGCTTCCGACTGCCACATTGTAATCTGCAGACTCGTAAACATCCCGCGGCACCTTCTCTGCTCCGACCACAACCAGAATGTCCTTCTCCTTGCTTAGTTTTTCCGCAACGTCGTTGATGTTCTCGCCGTACATTGTCAAATGAACTATCTTCACAGATTCTTTTTTCTTTGACTTGAGCACCTTGCGCCAGTCCTCGATGTATTCCACTTCGAAATTGCTACCCCAAGACCTGTTTACCTTGCTTACCGTGTCCTTGATCTCGGGATTTATCTCGTTCATGAATATCTTTGATGCGCCAAACGCACGTGACACAAGCGCAACGTGTGTTGTAACGCGGTCGTCCCGCACCACCCTCTGCCCGATTCTCAATACCTCAATCGTCAAACTTTTTCAAATCCGGTCTCTTTGGAATCTCTTTTGTCGGCGGCTTGCGCTCAGAGATCATCCTGTTTACAAGCTCCATGAGCTTTGTGATATTCTCCTTGGTGATTGCTGAAACCGGCACCCACTTTTTGTTGTCTGCCAGTCCCAAATAGTCCGCCTTTTGGAGTATTTCCTCAGGGCTTATCAAATCCGACTTGTTTAGTGCATAAACTACCTTTTCCTGGTCGACATCCAGGTCCGACATGGTTCGCAGGCAGCTGCGGAATTTCTTTTTGAGATTAATCATGGGGTCACTTATGTCGATTACCACAATCACTGCGTCCGCAAATCTCAACTCCTCAAGTGTGGACTTGAACGCCTCAATCATGTATGCTGGAAGCTTGCTGATGAATCCTACCGTGTCTGAGATGAGGACCGACTCGTCTCCTATTGGCATCTTTCTGGTTGTGGTGGAGAGCGTGGTAAACAAAGTGGGACTCTCCTCCTTGGTCTCGCCTGTGAGCACGTTGAACAGGGTGGTCTTTCCAGCCGATGTGTACCCTGCAAGGGATATTGTCTTGAATCCGACTCGCCTTCTTGCCTCTCTGTGCAGCGCCCGCTGCCTGCCCATCTTCTCAAGCTTCATCTTCACGCTTTTCATCCTGTTCTGGATGTCGTTATAGTACGTGTCGACCTCGTACATTCCAATTCCCATAAATCCTGGCTGCTCTCCCATCTTGGCAAGTCGCACCTTTTCCTTGGCACGTGACATCTCGTACCTAAACTGTGCAAGCTTGATCTGAAGACTGGATTCGTGGCTTGTGGATCTCCTTCCGAAAATCTCCAAGATGAGCGACTCCCTGTCCACAATGTTCATCTTTAGAGTGGAAGCTAGGTTGTAGTTCTGGCTAGGCCTTAGTACCTCGTCAAAAATTATCACATCTGGCTTTACCTTTGCGACAATCTCCTTGAGCTCCTCTACCTTTCCCTCCCCTAGGCCATACTTTGCCTTGTCTAGGAACTTTTGTCTCATGATCTTTTCTATCTTGTATCCGGCTGCGTCACAGAGGCCTATTGCCTCTTTGATCGAGTCCTCATTGTCATAAGTAATTAGTATCGCACTCATCATGATCACCTACTTTTTTCTGAGCATCTTCTCTATGTTCATGTTTAGTACGATTTCCGCAATATCGCTTGCGTATTCTGCAATTCTGGTGATGTTTTCCGACATTCTCCTTATCCTATATGCCTCTTCCTCGTCCTTGATTGACTTGATGGCTTCTAGGATCTTCTTCTCGTACCTTGTGACCTCAGATGCCTTTTTTATCGCAAGCTCTGCTTGGTTAAAGTCGCCCTTGAACAAAGCAAGGCATGCCTGATCCAGCACCGTAATGGAGAACTCGTTGAGATCGTCGATCTTCTCCATAACGTCCTTTCTGACGGATTTTTTGAACTCTAGGAGATCTTTTGCAATCAACGTTGCGTGGTCGCCTGTTCGCTCGATGTTTTTTACAATGAGTCTGTATCCAAGACATTGCCTTGCGTTCTCAAATCCCATATCCTTTAGCATGTGCTCGTTTTGAATGGCAATCTTGAGCTGCCTGATAATGTAAAACCCGAATCTGTCCACCTCGTCGTCACTGTCGATTACCTCTCTTGCCAGGTCGAGATTCTCCTCCCTGACGGCAAGCAGCGCGTCCTTTAGCATTGATTTTGCCAGGTGCAGCATTCTCTTGAACGCCCCGTCCACTGATAACTCGAGCAAATTCACAAGAACCTGAACCGTTATGCCTTCTACCGAATCCGATATTATTTCGGCCCCCATCAGCATCCCCTTTACTGCCGACTTGATCGAGTTCCTCTGTCCTGGCTGCAGCCTGTCCGCCTTTGGCTTTACCTGAATCGTCTTGTATCCAAGAAAGTATAGTGAGACAAGCTTTCTTACTATGGTTGCATTGTCGTCGTCCCTGTCGATTTCCAGCACCGCCTCTTCCTGCTGGACATACTTTGACTGCTCCTTGGTTGGAAGTATCTTGAGTGCGGCCTTTCCCTCGCGAGTGATGGTGATCTGGTCTCCCTGTTTTAGCCCAAGATCCAATACCCACTGCTTTGGAAGTGAAACGATGTATGACGACTTGCCAGTAAACTGGATTCGCCTAGTCTCCTCGCGCTCCGACATGATATATGGTGGCGGTTTCTTCTATATAGATTATTGATTTGGCATATACCTCTTCACTTTTAATAACAGATATCTGAAAAGAATTTTGTGGATCCAATTACAAAGCTAAAGTGCACAGTTGATGCGCTCTTTGGAAACGGAGTGTCAAAAAATCTGCCAAAGAATCTCGATATCACATTTTCAAGAAAAAACGGGAGGATACGTGAGGTGTATCACGACGGGCAACTGCTATGCACTCTGCGAATCGACGGCGGCCTTGCAATCAGTCCATACTTTGCTCAGATCCTACTGAAAAACAAAAAATTCAAGCAAAACTGCGTCGAGATAGACGACGACTCTAGGCCGTTTGTGGCAGACGGAAAATCCGTCTTTTGCAAGCACGTGGTGTGGGCGGGGAAAAACATACTGATTGGCGCAGACGTTCCGGTGCTGCACCAGAACAAAGTGATTGCAGTCGGCAGGGCCATCGTAAACCCGAAAATGATGATGGAGCTAAAACGCGGAGTCGCAGTAAAAGTCAGGGATAGTTTAAAATCTAGTTTGGAGGAATAGACTGACATGATGCGCGGCGGTAATCGCGAAATGCGAAGAATGCTGGACAGGATGGGGCTTGACATGAAGGAGCTTCCGAATGTCCAGGAGGTCATAATCAAGACCGACAAAAAAGAGATCATAATATCAAAGCCTGCCGTCACAGAGATGAAGTCCAAGGACAACTCGATCTTTCAGGTAATTGCAAACAGCTATGAGGAAAAGGAACTGGAAACGCCCGTATTCTCGGAGGAAGACATCCTGCTGGTGTCCCAGCAGGCAAACGTGTCTGCCGAGGTTGCGGCAAACGCCCTAAAGGAGACAAAGGGCGATCTGGCGCGGGCCATCCTGCTTTTGAGCACCAAATGAATAGTTTATTTAAAGGAATTAGGCGGTTTTAGCTATATGAAGGAGACCGCAGTTCAGGCACCGGTTGCAGATTCCAGAGTCAGCAAGATAATCAAGTCATTATCGGAGCTTGAAAACGACATCGACTCGCTAAACTCCAAGGTCGCCGACATGAAAAAATCGCTAAACTCCAAGGCCATAAAGGAGATCGACTCCCTAAAGGACCAGGTAACCAAGATGGCAATCAAGGAGGCAGAATCACTGATTGCAGAAACCAAGGCACGAGCCGAGCAGCAGTCAAAAAAGATTGCCGCAGACGGCCAGGCAAAACTGGAAAAGCTAAGGTCCACAATCGACTCCAAGTTCAATGAAGCAGTTGACAGCGTTGTGTCAACTATTCTAAAGCCGTAAATCCTTAAATTCGCAAAACACTACCGAACAGTATCAGCACACTTGCAGATTGCCGTATCGGAGTTGCCACCACCCACGGAAGGTCATATTTTCAGTTCGTTAAAGCGCTCAAATTCCTGAACCTGCAGTATGACTCTATAATCCCGGAGGAGATCCAGACCTATTCCGGTAGCATAATCATGACTACCGAGGCGGAATCGCCCAAGTCGTCGGCGCGTCCAATTCTGTACGAGGAGATCCTAAAGGAAGATCCTACCGTGATACAGGGCCTCATAATAGAAAAGATTGATTCCGGACTAAACCAGAACGAGCTGGTCATAGGAATTGACCCGGGGCAGCGAATCGGGCTTTCCGTGACGTATCTTGGCAAGGAGATTGAGCGGGGACTGTACACCTCGCCTGAGGACATAGCAAATCACATTGCAAAGATTCTCGGCGGACTAAGGGCGGAAAGGAAGATAATCAAAATAGGAAACGGAAGCATGAAGGTTGCAAAGGAGATAACCGGACTTTTGAATCTAAAGTTCTGCTCGCATTTTGAGCTGGAATTTGTGGACGAGCACAGAACTACAAGAAAAATTAAAAACTTCAACAAGCGCGGCGAGCGTGACATGCTGTCCGCAAAATTTATAGCTCAAAGAGAGGGCTACCGCCGTTTCGTCCTGCCGCTCTCAAGAACCGGATAAACCGCTAACTAAAATTACCCTTTTACCTCAAGTTTTGTGCGTAACATTTAGTAATGTTGTGCGTAAAAAAATCGTTAGATATTTATACAACTTTACGAGTTTTTGTCAAAATGATCGAGCTGATCCGCAAGATCAAGCCAAATTTTCGTAAAATTTTCGTAAAAATTATGTAAAAAATATGGATCCATCCTTAAATATTTGCGATTCCTATAACATATTACAAAGTGATGAAATATGACGTGTAAGGGAATATGCTCCAGATACAAGGCTCAGAAGCCAGTAGGAACTGGACGTTACGCTTCAGGTCAAAGACGTTGTCAGATTTGTGAAATCTTCATCAAATGGGAAGGACTTTGGTGCCCATGCTGCGGTTACAGATTGAGAACAAAACCACGAAATCTCAAATACAAAGCCAAACTGCGTGCCAGAGTTGAACAAGAAGCCCAAGAAGCTGAAGCAATAGCAATAAAGGCTTAAGTCTCACCTAGCAAGTAATGTCAAGTTCTGACCACAGAGTAATTACTGTGGAAACAGAAAATCGGAAATTCGATGTCGACATTGAAAAGTACGATAACGGTTTTTTTATATCAATTTCAGAGGGCGCCAGAAAGCTTGGTGCCATGATAATGTCTATCGGAACTGGTCCGTCGCCAAGCTCATCAACAATAATTCCTACTAGAAACGACTCTATTTTTCTAAAGTTGATCTCCCAAAAGATCGCATCCGAGTTCAGGGGCGTATGCATAGTGTCACTTTCCACGCAACAAGAGCTCGGATCAAATGCTGGCAAGGTTCTAATTGAGAAAATAACTGAGGCAGTCAGAGAATGACGGACATTCGTGCATTCATAAACCAGACAAAAAAGCTCGGACAGC harbors:
- a CDS encoding 2,5-diamino-6-(ribosylamino)-4(3H)-pyrimidinone 5'-phosphate reductase, with amino-acid sequence MAASRPRVILSAAVSIDGKIATRRGDSALSSKKDKIRLHKVRSKVDAILVGRNTVRVDDPLLTVRYARGKNPTRVVLDSRARISTKSQIIKTAKNVPTIIAVSAKAPKKNLQRLEEHSTKIIIAGRSNIDLKRLLTLLKKENIKTVLVEGGGTLNWEFIRQGLVDELIVTITPHLVGGRDAVTLVEGVGFAKIADSLKLNLRKITKQGDEVVLHYI
- a CDS encoding transcription factor, with amino-acid sequence MVESYEDPFVRISAMIGGDEYLKVARALLKAEDATDEEIASSTGLRINMVRKVLYDLFGKALITGIRVKDERKGWFVYRWRSRKDEVENFIENQKKKITERLQQRLDYENSSQFYHCGNEDCPRITFETALEQFFKCPRCGSVVNLKKNDKLKKALESKITDIRNDMRRQI
- a CDS encoding tRNA (cytidine(56)-2'-O)-methyltransferase, which translates into the protein MTIEVLRIGQRVVRDDRVTTHVALVSRAFGASKIFMNEINPEIKDTVSKVNRSWGSNFEVEYIEDWRKVLKSKKKESVKIVHLTMYGENINDVAEKLSKEKDILVVVGAEKVPRDVYESADYNVAVGSQPHSEISALAIVLDRIQKGRQFDVKYDNARLEIVPTKKGKQVVTKTD
- the hflX gene encoding GTPase HflX, with the translated sequence MMSAILITYDNEDSIKEAIGLCDAAGYKIEKIMRQKFLDKAKYGLGEGKVEELKEIVAKVKPDVIIFDEVLRPSQNYNLASTLKMNIVDRESLILEIFGRRSTSHESSLQIKLAQFRYEMSRAKEKVRLAKMGEQPGFMGIGMYEVDTYYNDIQNRMKSVKMKLEKMGRQRALHREARRRVGFKTISLAGYTSAGKTTLFNVLTGETKEESPTLFTTLSTTTRKMPIGDESVLISDTVGFISKLPAYMIEAFKSTLEELRFADAVIVVIDISDPMINLKKKFRSCLRTMSDLDVDQEKVVYALNKSDLISPEEILQKADYLGLADNKKWVPVSAITKENITKLMELVNRMISERKPPTKEIPKRPDLKKFDD
- a CDS encoding phosphate uptake regulator PhoU; the protein is MSEREETRRIQFTGKSSYIVSLPKQWVLDLGLKQGDQITITREGKAALKILPTKEQSKYVQQEEAVLEIDRDDDNATIVRKLVSLYFLGYKTIQVKPKADRLQPGQRNSIKSAVKGMLMGAEIISDSVEGITVQVLVNLLELSVDGAFKRMLHLAKSMLKDALLAVREENLDLAREVIDSDDEVDRFGFYIIRQLKIAIQNEHMLKDMGFENARQCLGYRLIVKNIERTGDHATLIAKDLLEFKKSVRKDVMEKIDDLNEFSITVLDQACLALFKGDFNQAELAIKKASEVTRYEKKILEAIKSIKDEEEAYRIRRMSENITRIAEYASDIAEIVLNMNIEKMLRKK
- a CDS encoding PUA domain-containing protein codes for the protein MDPITKLKCTVDALFGNGVSKNLPKNLDITFSRKNGRIREVYHDGQLLCTLRIDGGLAISPYFAQILLKNKKFKQNCVEIDDDSRPFVADGKSVFCKHVVWAGKNILIGADVPVLHQNKVIAVGRAIVNPKMMMELKRGVAVKVRDSLKSSLEE
- a CDS encoding nascent polypeptide-associated complex protein; this translates as MMRGGNREMRRMLDRMGLDMKELPNVQEVIIKTDKKEIIISKPAVTEMKSKDNSIFQVIANSYEEKELETPVFSEEDILLVSQQANVSAEVAANALKETKGDLARAILLLSTK